TAATTCAGGTTTAACACTTTTTTCTAAATCAATCAAAGCATTACGCCAAGTTGCAGAATGCGAACCGTGATTGACTAACAATACACCAATTTTTTTTGATTGCTGTTTATCTGATGCAGATATTTTAATCTCTAGAAAAAATACACTGATAATTAGAAATGTTAAAAAATATGTTATATTAAATTTATTCATGATTTCCCTTTCGGTAATTTTTTTAATTTAGTTTAAATATTTCCAATCAATTGTAAATGTGCCCGAATTTCCTTCGTCATCATAATAGTTAGTTATTTCAAATGCGGCATATTTTCCATCTGAAGTTTTAACAACATATACATAATCTTTTGAAGTAAGCAAATGACCTTCTCCATAATTATACCAACCCAGCGTTACATAACTTGTTTTTGTATCTGAAGTAAATTCAGAAGTAGAAATATTTGCGATACTTTCAATTGAAGTATTTTCCAATTTTTTTATCTCAACATTTTCTCCCAACCAAATTGCGCTGCCATTTATTTTTAATTGATAAGTTTGACTTGAAGAAACTTTTCCTTCTTCAAACGAAAAATATTTCATATCGTTATAAGCATTTTCCGTTTTGAATGAATCAATTGGAGTTGTAGAAAAATCAGTTCCACCGAATGAATTATATTTGTACCTAAAATGAATACTCGATATTTGATGAAGTGTAAAATCATAATCATAATTTGTGATTTCGAGTAATGAGTAATTGCCGGCACAATTTTTTATTATATAAACATTTTGCAAAACTGCATTATTAGCATCATACCATTTTTTTCCAATATAAGCTTCGCCAACAGTGTTATCTTTTGCAAATTCACTTGCAGCGGGAATAGAAGTAACTTCACCTAAACTTACAGCATCAATTATTGCAATTTCTGAATTTGGTCCGCATAAAATTACCGGATCGTTCGGCATTGTAAAATATTGACAAGGTGCAGATTCAACAGTTAAGGGTACAGTACCAAAAGCAATATCGAAACTACTTGGTTCACTCGTTTCTGCAGAATTTGTGCTGAATGAAAAATAGTGTTTGCCATTTGTTTTTACATTGTGGGATTTGAATTGTTGAACTTCTGTTTTATTATCATCTTTCGGATCCGTTGAGTTTTCATCGCATGAAATAAAAATACTTAATATTAAAATTATATATAGAATTTGTTTCATTTCTTCTCCTTAATTATTCAAATAGTTATAATTATTGAATTGTGGAATTATTAAATATTTTGTTACTGCTTTTTCAACTTCTTCTTTAAATTGTATGTAATCCTCATTATTTACGGTAAGTAAAATCGGATAGATCTTTATTCTAAAAGGTTTTTCTTTTCTTATTTTATCATTCAAATTATCATATTGATATAAAATCGTAAGCATATATTGTAAAGTCTTAAAGTTAATATGCATTTGAACGCCTTTGTAGTAAAGGTTAAATGCATTACAATTTTCACAATTGTTTATTAAGCAATTTTTTTTATTCAAGTATTTCCTCTTTTATTTTTCATTTTATTTATATGAATATTTTATACCAACATACCACTCACGACCCGGCATTGGTCCCCACATTTTATTTACGTAATCATTAAGATTTCTCATGCCGAGATAAGCATTAAGGGTTTCTGTTATCTTATAATTTAGATTTGTGTGGAATAACCAATAAGGTGGAATATTTTCTTTTATACCGACTTGTGCAATTTCATCATAATCTGCCCAATAAAATTGCTCACCGAAAAATTGTCCTCTTACATTAAATGAAATTGATTCGATAAAATTAAGATTGAGAGAAAAATTTAATTTGTGTTTTGATTTAAACGAAAGTGGTTCATTTGTTTGAAAATCTTTAGAATCAAAATATCCGTAACTAAATTTGAGATTCAGAAAATCCAATGGAAAATATTCTATCTCAAAATCTCCGCCCCAAGTATTTACTTTTTCCATATTTGAAGTTTTGTAAAAACCATAATTGTTTACAATTCCTAAATATTCGTAATCAATTAAATTTGAAATTTTGTTATAATTTAAATGAATTCTAAAATGATAATTATTATCGTTCCAATATTCAAAATCAGTTTGGATTGATATTGATTTTTCCGGTTGTAAATCCGGATTTCCAATTATGTGATATCCAACCGGAAGATTTACATATTCAAGAAATAATTCTTTAAATGATGGCGAACGAAAACCTTCTGCATAAGAAAATCTTATTCGTGATGTATTTGTTGGCTTTAACATTATTGCGGCTTTTGGTGTAAATTGACTTCCATAAACCGAGTGAGCATCTAAACGAATTCCACCTAAAAACGTTG
The nucleotide sequence above comes from Ignavibacteriota bacterium. Encoded proteins:
- a CDS encoding HmuY family protein, coding for MKQILYIILILSIFISCDENSTDPKDDNKTEVQQFKSHNVKTNGKHYFSFSTNSAETSEPSSFDIAFGTVPLTVESAPCQYFTMPNDPVILCGPNSEIAIIDAVSLGEVTSIPAASEFAKDNTVGEAYIGKKWYDANNAVLQNVYIIKNCAGNYSLLEITNYDYDFTLHQISSIHFRYKYNSFGGTDFSTTPIDSFKTENAYNDMKYFSFEEGKVSSSQTYQLKINGSAIWLGENVEIKKLENTSIESIANISTSEFTSDTKTSYVTLGWYNYGEGHLLTSKDYVYVVKTSDGKYAAFEITNYYDDEGNSGTFTIDWKYLN